The window CGGTCAGCCCGGTTGGCCTTATTGTAGGCATCTGCCAGATTGCTGCCCACGGCGGCACCACAGGGGTTATTATGCTTAAGGATAACCGCAGCAGGTTTATCCACCAGATACTTGATAATGTTAAGGCCGTTATCCACGTCAGTGAGATTGATCTTGCCCGGATGCTTACCCACCTGGAGCATATCCTCAACGCTGATGCCGCTGACCAGTGAGTTGCCCGGCTCAATGAATTTGCAATCGCCAAGTGCCAGATTGCCGTTCACCAGCTCATACAGGGCTGCTTCCTGATCCGGATTCTCGCCGTAGCGAATACCGCGCTCGTCCACCCCGCCATCTTCTGTGGGAATGGCCCAGGTTCGCTTGCGGTAGACCAAGGTCTGGTCGCCAAAAGAGATGGTCATATCCATGGGGAAGGAATCACCGAGGATGGTTGTGTACATTTTCTTGATGTCGCTCATTGTTTTAGCTCCGGGTTTTCTTGGGGTAGGGCACGGCGCGCCGTGCCCCTACGGAATGACAAAACTATTTTACAAAACTATGTTACAAACTATGTTACAAACTATTGGGCAGACACACAGGTCTGCCCCTACGGCCTGTCCTTGCTTCACAGACACGGGTTCTCTTCAGAAAACTCAAAAAGATAACGAGTATAATAGGAACAGAATCAGTTGCCAACAGAGAAAATGCGGAGTTACCACCTGAAGCGCAGCTCCTGTTGACCAGCGGAATGACAAAATCATTTACCCCCACTTCCTGCTGTGTTAGATTAGCAGCCATTTATACTGTTACTTTGGGTTTGTTCATGATCTCCGGGTGAGAAAAACTCAGCAAGAAAGGGATTATCCATCATGTATTTTCAAGACATTATCGCCGCCCTGAATAGCTATTGGGCCTCTGCTGGTTGCGTTGTTATGCAGCCCTATGACATGGAAGTTGGTGCCGGAACCTTTCACCCGGCCACCCTGCTCAAGGCCCTTGGGCCGGAACCCTGGAAAGCCGCCTATGTGCAGCCCTCCCGCCGTCCCACCGACGGACGCTACGGCGAAAACCCCAACCGTCTCCAGCATTATTATCAATACCAGGTGGTGATTAAACCCTCTCCTGATAACGTCCAGGAGATGTACCTGGAAAGCCTTAAGCGCTTTGGTCTGAATCTGCTGGAGCACGATATCCGCTTTGTTGAGGATGACTGGGAATCACCCACCCTTGGTGCCTGGGGTCTGGGTTGGGAGGTCTGGCTTGATGGCATGGAGATCACCCAGTTCACCTATTTCCAGCAGGCCGGTTCCATTGACCTGAAACCCATTACTGTAGAGATCACCTATGGTCTGGAGCGCATTGCCATGTACCTCCAGGAAAAGGAATCTGTCTATGATATTCAGTGGAATAAAGAGGTCACCTACGGGGATATCTTCCTCCAGGCGGAAAAAGAATTCTCTGCCTTTAACTTTGAAGAGGCTAAGGTGGATGATCTGATCACCAGCTTTGATAATTATGAGCGAGAGGCCCTGAAGCTGGTGGAAAAAGACCTGATCCGCCCGGCCTATGATTACTGCCTCAAATGCTCTCATACCTTTAACCTACTGGATGCCCGTAAGGCCATCTCGGTGGCTGAGCGTACCCGCTATATTGGTCGGATTCGCAATATCGCCCGTCAGGTAGCCCAGCATTTTGTGGACCAGCGTGAGGCAATGGGTTGGCCTATGCTCAAAGAAAAGGTCGCTGAAGCAGCATAGTTCTTTGGTGGCCATGTAGATATCTCAGGATCAGGAAAAAAATGGGGCAGCAGAACATCAAAGAGTTGTACAAGAAGACCTTTAATACGGTTGCTGAGGGGTATGATAACCCGGCAATGCACTTTTTTCCCGAAAGCGCACAACGGATTGCCTCCTATCTGAACCTCAAAGGCAATGAGCATGTACTGGATGTGGCCACCGGGACTGGTTGTGCCGCACTCGCCTTAGCGCATGACCTACCTGATGGCCAGGTTACCGGTCTTGATTTCTCCACCGGCATGTTGGCGCAGGCAATGGAGAAGCAGGAGCAGGCCGAGCTCGACAATATCTTCTTTGTTGAGATGGATATGCAGGCAATTGACTATCCTGATCAACATTTCGATGCTGCCGTAAGTGCATTCAGTATCTTCTTTGTTGATGATATGGAAAGGCAATTAGCCCATATCGCTGACAAGGTGAAGGCCGGTGGACGGGTTATCACAACTACCTTTTACGACACCGCCTTTACCCCGCTTGTCGGTCTTTTTCTCCGGCGTCTCCAGCAATACGGGATTGAACCGCCTTCCCTGGCCTGGAAAAGAGTAGCGACTGAGGAACAATGCCTTGCCCTTTTTCAGGCAGCTGGGCTCCAGGATAGCCAATGTCATCGTGTGGAATGCGGGTATCATCTCCAGGATGCCTCTGAGTGGTGGTGCCTGATCTGGAACGGTGGTTTTAGGGGCCTGGTGAATCAACTTGCTCCAGATGATATGGATCGTTTTCAGGAAGAGCATTTGGCAGAGGTACAGGCCCTTGCCTCAGAGCAGGGAATCTGGCTTGAGATGAACGTGCTGTATACCGTCGGCAAGAGAACCGTATAACCTCATAGAGGTAGGAGAATTTTCCCTATGACCTGGCAGGAAACAGGGGCTTTTATTGTCCAGCGTTTTGTGGCTTTAGTGACAGGCCTTGTTATTATTACGATTCTCGAACCAACTCTTCTGCCGCCGGACATGCTTCCTCCTGATGCCAGCTGGTTTGCCCGGAACGCAAAGCTTGTTTATAGCGCTGTGGTGTTTACGGAGGTGGCCCTGGTCTTCCAGTACTGGGTGCAACCCCTCAGAAAAGTCGGCTGGGCGCTTTTGGCGATTACCTTTGTGATAGCGAAATTCTGGTAAGACATCATATAAATATACACATGCCTTGAGCCCCCTTGAGCTCCATAAGGCAGAGTGAAAGATTAACAAAATATTTGAAGAGAAACGAAGCGGAGCAGCTCGTCGCGATATTATTATGACCACCTATATAACCACCCCCATTTACTATGTAAACGCCATGCCCCACATCGGGCATGCCTACACCACCATCGTTGCCGATACCTATGCCCGTTTTCGTCGTCTCTGTGGCGATGAGGTTCGCTTCCAGACCGGTACGGATGAGCACGGCGAAAAAATCGTCCAGGCTGCTGAAAAGGAGGGTGTCAGTCCCCGAGACTACGTTGACCGTATTTCAGCTTCCTTTCATGACACCTGGCCAGACCTGGATATTGCCCCGGATAATTTCATCCGCACCACGGATGCCGATCATATCAAGCTGGTACAGGATATCCTGCAAAAGGTCTACGATGAAGGAGATATCTATTTCTCCGAGTACTCAGGTCATTACTGCAAGGGCTGTGAACGTTTCCTCACGGAAAAAGAACTGGTGGACGGTAAGTGCCCGGACCATCTCACCGTACCCGAGGAGATCTCTGAGCAGAACTACTTCTTCCGCATGTCCAAGTATCAGGACTGGCTGATTGAGCATGTTGAGAGCAATCCTGAATACATCACCCCGGAACGCTATCGCAACGAGGTGCTCTCCTTTCTCCGTGAGCCGCTGGAAGATCTCTGTATCTCACGGCCCTGTTCCCGCCTGACTTGGGGTATCCCTCTACCTTTTGATGAGAACTTTGTCACCTATGTCTGGTTTGATGCCCTGATCAATTACCTCACCGGGATCGGCTATCCAGACGGCTCTTGTTTTGATTACTGGGCTGCTGCCGAGCATGTGATTGCCAAGGATATCCTCAAGCCCCATGCCATTTATTGGCCCACGATGATCCGGGCAATGGGACTACCTCCGTATAGACGCCTGCATGTCCACGGTTACTGGAATGTGGATGAGACCAAGATGTCAAAATCCTTGGGCAATGTAATTCGTCCTGGCGAGCTGGTTGAGGAATACGGGGTGGACACTGTGCGCTACTTTTTGCTCCGGGAGATGAGTTTCGGGCGGGATTCTTCTTTTTCCACGGAAGCCTTGGAAGCTCGCCGTAATTCGGACCTGGCCAATGATGTAGGCAACCTGTTCTCACGCGCCCTGACCATGCTGGTCAAATATGCTAATTCGACTGTACCGGAGCTTGATAAGGAAACCGTGACCGAAGAAGATCGGGTCTTGGTGGATGCTTTGGAGAAGATGGTGGCTGATTACAGCGCAGCCATGAATAGCTTTGAGTTTCATAAAGCCTTGCAGTCCATCTGGGAAGTGATCGGGATGTTGAACCGCTTCATCGTTACCAATGCACCCTGGGAGCTGGCCAAGGACTCTGATCAGGCCGGGCGGCTGAACACCGTCCTGTATTTCCTGGCAGATAGTCTACGCCTGCTGGCCGTGGTGCTCCGTCCAATTATGCCCACGGCTGCGAAAAAGATGGCAGCAGCTCTGGGGCTGGAGAAAGAGCTGGCTACAGCACAACTGGAAAATGAAGGGTGCTGGGGCAAGATGCAGGCCGGGACGACCCTGAATCAGGGCGAGGCCTTGTTTCCCCGCTTGGCGAAAAAGAAAAAGCCACAACAACCTCAGGCCCAACAACAGAGCAAGAAAGGCAAGGCAAAGAAAAAAGAGGCTGAGCCGGAAATCGACATGGAAGGACTGATAACCTTTGAGCAATTCGGTGAGGTTGAATTGCGGGTGGCGGAGATCATCACCGCAGAGAAGGTCAAAAAGGCGAACAAGCTGCTCAAACTCACGGTCAAGGCCCCGGAGGAGCGGACTTTGGTAGCTGGTATTGCCAAATTTTACGCTCCAGAGGAACTGGTCGGGAAAAAGGTGATCATTGTTGCCAACCTGAAACCGGCCAAGTTGATGGGGATTACCTCTCAGGGTATGGTATTGGCGGCCAAGGAAGTCGATGCGGACGGTAATGAGCACTTGGTGCTCTCCACCGTGGCAGGCGATATTGCACCGGGTTCTCGGGTGGCGTAGCAGGAAGTGGTCGTTTCCTGCGCTGGGGCGTGGGAACAAGAAAAAGGTTCTTTAGAGAGACGTTGGGATGATAACACAGCTTGAGATAAAGAACTTCAGAGGTTTCTCTGAATATAAGATTGATGATGTCGGGCAGGTTAATTTGCTGGTCGGCACGAACAATTGCGGAAAGACTTCAATCTTAGAGGCTGTTCATCTGCTTAAATCCCGTGGAGATGCTTCTGCATTGTTTTTCCTTCTTTTTCGTAGAGGAGAACGGATTAT is drawn from Candidatus Electrothrix aestuarii and contains these coding sequences:
- the glyQ gene encoding glycine--tRNA ligase subunit alpha; the encoded protein is MYFQDIIAALNSYWASAGCVVMQPYDMEVGAGTFHPATLLKALGPEPWKAAYVQPSRRPTDGRYGENPNRLQHYYQYQVVIKPSPDNVQEMYLESLKRFGLNLLEHDIRFVEDDWESPTLGAWGLGWEVWLDGMEITQFTYFQQAGSIDLKPITVEITYGLERIAMYLQEKESVYDIQWNKEVTYGDIFLQAEKEFSAFNFEEAKVDDLITSFDNYEREALKLVEKDLIRPAYDYCLKCSHTFNLLDARKAISVAERTRYIGRIRNIARQVAQHFVDQREAMGWPMLKEKVAEAA
- a CDS encoding class I SAM-dependent methyltransferase; the protein is MGQQNIKELYKKTFNTVAEGYDNPAMHFFPESAQRIASYLNLKGNEHVLDVATGTGCAALALAHDLPDGQVTGLDFSTGMLAQAMEKQEQAELDNIFFVEMDMQAIDYPDQHFDAAVSAFSIFFVDDMERQLAHIADKVKAGGRVITTTFYDTAFTPLVGLFLRRLQQYGIEPPSLAWKRVATEEQCLALFQAAGLQDSQCHRVECGYHLQDASEWWCLIWNGGFRGLVNQLAPDDMDRFQEEHLAEVQALASEQGIWLEMNVLYTVGKRTV
- the metG gene encoding methionine--tRNA ligase, which encodes MTTYITTPIYYVNAMPHIGHAYTTIVADTYARFRRLCGDEVRFQTGTDEHGEKIVQAAEKEGVSPRDYVDRISASFHDTWPDLDIAPDNFIRTTDADHIKLVQDILQKVYDEGDIYFSEYSGHYCKGCERFLTEKELVDGKCPDHLTVPEEISEQNYFFRMSKYQDWLIEHVESNPEYITPERYRNEVLSFLREPLEDLCISRPCSRLTWGIPLPFDENFVTYVWFDALINYLTGIGYPDGSCFDYWAAAEHVIAKDILKPHAIYWPTMIRAMGLPPYRRLHVHGYWNVDETKMSKSLGNVIRPGELVEEYGVDTVRYFLLREMSFGRDSSFSTEALEARRNSDLANDVGNLFSRALTMLVKYANSTVPELDKETVTEEDRVLVDALEKMVADYSAAMNSFEFHKALQSIWEVIGMLNRFIVTNAPWELAKDSDQAGRLNTVLYFLADSLRLLAVVLRPIMPTAAKKMAAALGLEKELATAQLENEGCWGKMQAGTTLNQGEALFPRLAKKKKPQQPQAQQQSKKGKAKKKEAEPEIDMEGLITFEQFGEVELRVAEIITAEKVKKANKLLKLTVKAPEERTLVAGIAKFYAPEELVGKKVIIVANLKPAKLMGITSQGMVLAAKEVDADGNEHLVLSTVAGDIAPGSRVA